In a genomic window of Thalassophryne amazonica chromosome 12, fThaAma1.1, whole genome shotgun sequence:
- the LOC117521124 gene encoding bestrophin-4-like: protein MYVPVFTLLQFFFYTGWLKVGELIINPFGEDDDDFETNQLIDRNIQVSMLAVDDMYQNLPPAVKDKYWAQGHFSVPYILSTAAESLKPAFKGSTFDMRMSTEDLDLLQPEDVPLKTQYLQRGKGFLHERSLPSLADVSSHHNESEDGDGADGRDDVTLTPDDDITATSRKEHKALIRIEVEKHI from the exons GTGGGGGAGTTGATTATCAATCCATTTGGAGAAGATGACGATGACTTTGAAACCAACCAGCTGATCGACAGAAACATCCAG GTGTCCATGCTGGCTGTGGATGACATGTACCAGAACCTTCCACCTGCTGTGAAAGACAAGTACTGGGCCCAGGGACATTTTTCTGTCCCTTACATTCTGTCGACTGCAGCAGAGAGTCTCAAACCAGCCTTCAAAGGCTCCACCTTTGATATGAG GATGAGTACAGAGGATCTTGATCTTCTCCAGCCTGAGGATGTTCCGCTGAAGACGCAGTATTTGCAGAGGGGCAAAGGTTTCCTCCACGAGAGGAGTCTGCCCTCTTTGGCAGACGTCTCTTCCCATCATAATGAGAGTGAAGATGGTGATGGTGCTGATGGCAGGGATGATGTCACTTTAACCCCTGATGATGACATCACTGCCACCAGTCGCAAAGAACACAAAGCACTGATTAGAATTGAGGTGGAAAAACACATCTGA